The Ziziphus jujuba cultivar Dongzao chromosome 1, ASM3175591v1 genome segment TtgaacaaaaggaaaaagaatggaCTTCAAGACGATGAAGAAAAGTTAGGAGCGAAAACTGTTCATGTATTTACCTCTAAAACCACAACCAAGTGCCTTAAGATAaagctttcttcttctctcaAATGCATTTTGTTGGAAATTGAGAGAACAGATGATAACCATGAAAAAAGACCACAGTTTTCAACCAGATATGCTGTCATCTTATGCAATTTAATGGACTTCTTCACTACCTGCAGAACAAATAAGATAAAAGTCCAAGTTGTCAATAATATGGTACAAGACAAAAATAAACACATCTTAcgttctttttactttttatttttggagggTCGGTGTGCGTGGGTGGTAGTGTCGGATGCTTGTCAATCTAGAAACACTGTCTTGCATGCAACCTCAAGATAAAGTAGCTGTGAGGGGCAAACTCACTATCTTGAGGATAGATAAAATCCATGGAACAACCTTagcaaatatcaaattttaactcCATGTCTCTGTATGGTGATCTGAATGGTGCATGCACATCCagggagagaggaaaaaaaaaaaaaaaaaaagagagaaagaaaagcgATGCCTTGCACACTCATAATAAACCAATGTGAACAAAAGAAACAGGCCATTTctctttttcataatttcaatCAAGAGCCAGGACTCATGAACCAGAGCAAGTTAAAGCAATACCAAAGGGAATAAACTCAAGTCATCATAATGAGGTAAGAAATCACCTGAAGAATCAATTCTTTGGACTCATTGTCTGAAAGGGGAGACGTATAAAAGCTCATTAAATTCTCCATAACAGAGTTTCTAATATAAATTTGAGCATCATCTTGCAAGTTTAACCCCACATATAGCAAGCGAAGCATCCACAACCTTTCTGCTTTAAAACTAATAGAACTGCTCCAGAAAAATTCTTTAAACAAAGGGATATTCTGCAGTTATAGAAACATCATCTAAGCAGCAAGGATAGAAtctaaaggaaaaataaaattagaaattctATTTATGACAAAACTTTTACCCTCATGTCCAGCCTAGATGAATGTGTTAAAAGCCTGCTTAAGGTTGCACAATGATCATGTGAAGGATCTAACAATATTAGAGATGCCTCTGCAGCAAAAATTGCAATAACAGAAGGGATTCTCTGCCATGGTTCTGTTATACCATTTTGCATACAAGTCAGCAGAAGTTGAATTCGCGTCATGTCCTTCCTCTTTTTACATTTCTGTTAAAGAAAGTTTGAACTTTGATTAACAAACAACTCCAATAAGAATGGAAAAGAAGTAATGAGGACCACCACGAACCAATGTAGAAAAGAGCAATACTTTTATTGAATACAAATAAAATGGATAATTGCATTAGCATCTGATGCTCTAATGTAtttgcaatttaaatttaaaaagaaaaacaaaatcaagataCAAAAACATAATCAGTGCTTTCTCAGATATTTACAAACATGTACCATAGGTATCTAACAGTAATCTAATACAATTGCTTCCAGCATATAAAACACTGCTATTATAAATGAAGGCATAGGTTGGCTTTGACTATAAATCAAGCTTCGTATAGAAACCTAGCTTCGTCGAGTGCAATACTTTTCTTGAGAGAAATTACCCTACAAAAAGGTAGCACTCTATTTTATAAactgattattttttaacattttcatctAGTTAGGGGACAGTTGCAAGCTTTTTCAGTCACACATAAAACTAACCAGGTCTGCTTTGTTGTCTGCTCTACTAAGATTACCTTCTAAGATTGGTGAATCTAAGATTGTTGAAAGCTCATAACCAAAAGCTACACAAGGATTAATGATTTTTACTTGAGAGTTAAAATTAACATACAGAGACAACACACAGCGACTTTCACAGATCCATTTTCACATACAGAAAGCCTCACCTCCAGTGCATTCTTAAATCCCACAAGAGTATCATAAGCCAATCTTCTTATCGAACCATCAGGTGATGACATACTAACAAATGTGATGGCAAGCAAGCCCAAACAGGCAAACTCCATTGGTTCAATATAACCAGCAGATAAACTATGAATCGAGAAGCGCAAAATGAAAGCAGGATCATATCGTTCTACTCTTGCAACATCAGGAGAATGCTTCTGCATATAATCCAGAGGAATAATAAGTTGACAATTACAATTGACTACCACACAAACCATATAAAAGCTGCAGCCctacaaaaatcaaattagatgtTCTTTCCTCTAGAGAAATAAGGCATACCAAGTTATTGGATTGAAACTTGTCCAATGATAATGGTTCATCAGATGAAGTTCTGTCATAGGGAAAATAAAGCACCGTTGATGCACATATTCTGGGGTCAATTGGAAGATTATCTCTAAACAGACTTCTGCGACGTTCTTTGATTGCTTCGGCACCATTCATGATATCAGAAGGTATATCCTGCTCCAGAACCtgttgtttttctatttttgaagcAGCACTGCCCCACAGGTAGTCCAACCCAGCAACATTTTCACCCACCAAACCATCAATAGACTCAATGGTGCGCATCAGATTGTATATCTCCATATCAATTTCACTTAGCTTTCCACCATAAGAAGTCAAAAGCAGAAAATATAATTCCTTAAAATTTATGCCTAAAACTTTGCCAGAATCACAAGCACAATGAGCCTTGGATGGAAAGAGTATCCGCAATAGTTTAATAACCTCCAACCGCTTTAAGTAGAGTTCAGTTGTTTCCAGATTTACCTTCCCATCAGATGCATTATGGCCAGTAGGGATGACAAGAGATCTCAAAATACCAGACATAGGCCTGAGAAAGGCACCAACATGAGAATAACTAGACAGGCTGGAGACTGAATGAATTGTAGGAGCAAACTGAGAGTGAGCAAGCAGGAGCTGAAGATAAAAATCACGTGAAAATTTCCCATCAGACAGCACAGTTAGGATGCCTTGGAGCATTTTCAAAGTTGAGGGATCCTCAAACCTACATATAAGTGCTGATTTCATCAACTGCTCTAGGAAGGGAATAGATTCTAATTGGATAaggtaattatgcatttttatgGTTAATTCAAGAATACTTCTCAATATGAAAGCTTCCAAGTACTTATAAATGGATGTACGGTCTGTGCTCTTTCCATTCGTAGAATCAGAAACAAAAGGGATTTTCCTAACAATCAATTGCCAAGTGCTGACCAAATTGTTTATAAACTGAATTCTTGATGAGTTCTCTCGATTAAATTCCATTTCCTGAGGAACATCTTTCGAGACCCCATCTGCTTCCTTTGGCTGAAACTGAACCTGATTACCATTAGGAACGAGTAACATCCTGCAAAACAATATCTTTGCCACAACTCTGTTTATAAGGTTCAATGACTGATTAACTGAGTAAGAAGCCAATTCCCCAACATCACAGTCTATCAGCTCATCATGTTTGGCAGTACGTGAGCAAATAGAATTAAATAGCTTCAATCGTTGCTTCAAATTCATTGAATCTCCATTTAAAGCAAAGTGATACTGCAACATATGGATGGATTTTCCAAGAAGACTATCACTGACAAGGGTAATGAGTTCTTGCAAAGATGATGGAAAGAACTCACCATATTCCTCTCGAAACACATCACCAGACACAAAGCTCTTCCAATGAAGGAAACCATTCAAGAGAATTCTTGAGTAGAAAGATGGTATACAACAAAAATGCTTGAGATGATGTTCTCCAAATTTCAACAAAGTTGAATTTAAGTATGTCAAAGCAGCAGGCAGAAGCATAATATGGTCATCATCCGAAAGAGCAAGGCCCTGGCTCTCTTCCATCACATTGCCTCTACGAAGAGGATCTTTATTCATAATACCAAGAAGTAAGTGCCCAAAAATCGACAAATGAAGTGAGCTTGCATCAGTAAGAAGAAACAACAATTTAGCTTTTGTCTTGCTCGTCTTGTAAATACAATGGGAAAGCATTTTCATGGGAGTGGTCATCATAACTCTTGACATTACCAAACCAAATGtgtgaaaattatgaaattgtATGTATTTACTTTTCCGTGCAGCATAAACAGCTTCTAGCAAACACATATCAGCATAATCTGTTTCAAAATGCAAGGCAAATTTTGATACTTGCATATAGATTTCCTCAATAATGTTGACATTGATActgttttcttccatttcccACAGCAAACTGTACTTCATTCTCCTCGATCTTGGCTGCACCAAACAATTAGACAGATTTCTGAAAGCATAAACAGCAataacaaaaccaaaataaatagcAGATGTCGTGCAAGATTTCCAAGCTGACAAGTCATCTAAGTCAACTCTACTAAACATCCAATGCACTAATTCAAGGAGCTCAAAGGGGGATATAAAACCAATCAAGACATGCAAAGCATAAAATGCATGGAGGGGTGTCAGATCCATCTTGTGAATGCATAGATTAAATTGGTCTCTAACTTCCTGAAAAATAATCTGTATCAGCCCATTGAAAGACTTTACAAGCTGTCTACCAGAATCATTTTCAACTTTGGGCTTAAAATGGTGGTCACCGCACAAAGAAAACAAGTACTCAGAAGTTGTAACCAACATATTCAAAACATAGTGATCTAACTTATGAACTCTCTGCCTGGATAAACTAATCAAGCTATCCATACTGTCCCCTAGCTTTTCCATTACCATGTCCTCTACAGACCCTAAAGGACTCATCAGTGTTGTCACCACTGTAGGGTGACAAAAGATGGTTTTAGCCACTTCTAGAATTTCTTGGCTTGACATGAGAATCCCAGAAGTACTTGAATAATCTGCTTCAGCCTTCAATACCAATACTTGATTTAACAAGTTCTCTAAAAGAATGAAGCAAATCTCAGAAAGCTGTTCTAAATTGGCTGATGATTTAGTTCTATAAGATGCTTGTAACTGATAAACCCAAAATAACAAAAGGCGCAAATAGGAAACAAAGGACGTGTCAGTCTTCCATTCTGATAGTTTTGCCAAAAGCAGGTCCCTTATTTTCATAGGCTCCATGAAATAAGGGCCATCTATGCTCATAATGGCAGGAAATAGAACATGGAAAGGTGCCTGCTTCAAAAAGACACTAAAGGTGGCAGCAGCATTAGCAGCTTCACTTGCATCAAAATCTTTCTCAGAGAAGAAAGCACAATCATGAATTCCACAAGCATCATCTTTTCTGTCTTTGCAACAAACATCAGATACAGCCATTACCAGACCAGATAAGAAAATTTCAGGCCACAACTTAGAAACACTTGCTAGAAGGGTTTGTTCAGAAAAGAATATCGATGTCATAAGAGATACAGGAACACCAAGAAGACTTTGAGAAATGGTCATAACTGATGGAAAATTTTTCAACATCTCTTCAGGAGTTGTACAGATAATTGAGGAAGAAAAAGCTTTAGCTATTCCATCTATTTCACCAGCAACCCCATTCCTTAAGTAGCTTTTAACTTCATCAAGTGTAATCCCAAAAGAACTATCAACAGTCGTAGCTTTTCTATCAAGTGAGAAAATGCTATAAGTTCGTTGATTTGATACGCTCTGTGAAAGAAGCAATAAATTCTTCAACGGCCTCCACTCACAGTATTCTCCAGGACGGTTGACTATGCAACTAGGTTCTCCAAGCCTCTCGAACAAGACTGATTCAATTGTAGCAGATAGCAATCTTGCATCTACCTATCAAAACCAGTTTAGTATCAGCTTTGCACAAACAGCGAGCAAGAGAAAATACCAGACTTTTACCTGagtttgtaatatatattttactgtattggacacGTATAATGATATCATTGATTTCTCAGGCAATGTAAAGGTTTCAGATTCAGAATCCAGCAATCTTAGACACTTCTGCAGTATACATACAACAAGAGGACTGAAACCAGGGAATTTATCTGCTGGAAAGATAGGAGGAAATTAGGGAGTAAGAAACATAGAACATTTaaggacaaaataaataaagggtgaTATATTTGTAACTTTTCAATGCCAAACCCTAACTAAATATACCCAGTTTTCAAATAAACACAGTAATGATGCAAAAAACATGGTTAGAGCACGAATACCTAACTACTACAGTAAATACAATCTcagttcaccaaaaaaataaataaataaatataaatttgtaacATGACTAAACTAACAGAGGTGACCTGATAACAGCTACCTTCAATACTAGTGAAACGACAGGTATACTGCTTAACAATGTcccaatatttgaataaattatttccAACAGTAGAAACGGCGTCGCATAAGAATGAGATGACAACTTGACACAAACCCTGTAATGCTTCCATCCTTGAAACTCCAACAGAAGATATTCTTCTGTCATAACCcggtaaaaacaaaaaccatgatCCAATTTCATAACAGTTTCTGTCAAATGCACCAGTACTCAACATAGCTGCTTGTGCCAGACCATATGCTTTACCTTTTATGTCTCTAATtggtgaaaaaattaataagttcaAAAATACATGGAGATGTTTGTACATCAGTGTTGGGGTCCGTACAGGAATTCCATTAGGAGACCATCCTACATACTCTATCAGCAAAGACAATAGGGAGTGCTGCAGAGTAGTTTGTAATGTTGAAGGTTTGCTCAAGAGATTTACAAAAAACTCAAACGAACCATCCA includes the following:
- the LOC107431767 gene encoding uncharacterized protein LOC107431767 isoform X6, translating into MEDDDNEIEVEQKEIPKLAVNANHEAKLKELLYRISSFEIKLYSDATKEFMKLLRSDSGGEFLRYYVRSSSSCSELLDAWKLRSGRPGMSYIFKLISAILSHPDGKYRPNDKERIVISRVLDKFARSLIEEHLQDVYKELNSKEAKCQSAALLLMASIVRRGSGLASEVAKYFDFKLQGFSKLAEFKKKQNEKRVKRPSLRKSLVGFAMSFLEVGKPGLLRWVLQQKEMYSGVLRALGNDDDETVIYVLSTLRDRILVEESLVPPGLRSVLFGSVTLEQLLNISGRENGSAAELAYDVLVLVCTDPCNGLMPDPMRRPSPLRGNPRRLIELMKKLKATEIGYHKKLLLAIVSGRPSFGAAYMEEFPFNLEDYSSPTWLTTVTLAANLVSSVGSGLSFGFLASQSHVPPSFDSQDVQSFMKCLFPRSFSRSVINKGLLHPELLVKHGTLRLLLEVLKLLDFLIGALSEAQNNSYSSNELIQGWASLKQEIQNEVRILLPDPQVLLTLLSSLSSHSKIHELCTKRRANLADLPEHGSRSVKKLKAYNFNNDSDIIVSGISFDKDSASIEDGERVVGTPTTDELDTGKDIMNVIAEVWGLDPCSIPLVEIKDSQTYFLTKLLDSLKIYLQILPTLLDGSFEFFVNLLSKPSTLQTTLQHSLLSLLIEYVGWSPNGIPVRTPTLMYKHLHVFLNLLIFSPIRDIKGKAYGLAQAAMLSTGAFDRNCYEIGSWFLFLPGYDRRISSVGVSRMEALQGLCQVVISFLCDAVSTVGNNLFKYWDIVKQYTCRFTSIEDKFPGFSPLVVCILQKCLRLLDSESETFTLPEKSMISLYVSNTVKYILQTQVDARLLSATIESVLFERLGEPSCIVNRPGEYCEWRPLKNLLLLSQSVSNQRTYSIFSLDRKATTVDSSFGITLDEVKSYLRNGVAGEIDGIAKAFSSSIICTTPEEMLKNFPSVMTISQSLLGVPVSLMTSIFFSEQTLLASVSKLWPEIFLSGLVMAVSDVCCKDRKDDACGIHDCAFFSEKDFDASEAANAAATFSVFLKQAPFHVLFPAIMSIDGPYFMEPMKIRDLLLAKLSEWKTDTSFVSYLRLLLFWVYQLQASYRTKSSANLEQLSEICFILLENLLNQVLVLKAEADYSSTSGILMSSQEILEVAKTIFCHPTVVTTLMSPLGSVEDMVMEKLGDSMDSLISLSRQRVHKLDHYVLNMLVTTSEYLFSLCGDHHFKPKVENDSGRQLVKSFNGLIQIIFQEVRDQFNLCIHKMDLTPLHAFYALHVLIGFISPFELLELVHWMFSRVDLDDLSAWKSCTTSAIYFGFVIAVYAFRNLSNCLVQPRSRRMKYSLLWEMEENSINVNIIEEIYMQVSKFALHFETDYADMCLLEAVYAARKSKYIQFHNFHTFGLVMSRVMMTTPMKMLSHCIYKTSKTKAKLLFLLTDASSLHLSIFGHLLLGIMNKDPLRRGNVMEESQGLALSDDDHIMLLPAALTYLNSTLLKFGEHHLKHFCCIPSFYSRILLNGFLHWKSFVSGDVFREEYGEFFPSSLQELITLVSDSLLGKSIHMLQYHFALNGDSMNLKQRLKLFNSICSRTAKHDELIDCDVGELASYSVNQSLNLINRVVAKILFCRMLLVPNGNQVQFQPKEADGVSKDVPQEMEFNRENSSRIQFINNLVSTWQLIVRKIPFVSDSTNGKSTDRTSIYKYLEAFILRSILELTIKMHNYLIQLESIPFLEQLMKSALICRFEDPSTLKMLQGILTVLSDGKFSRDFYLQLLLAHSQFAPTIHSVSSLSSYSHVGAFLRPMSGILRSLVIPTGHNASDGKVNLETTELYLKRLEVIKLLRILFPSKAHCACDSGKVLGINFKELYFLLLTSYGGKLSEIDMEIYNLMRTIESIDGLVGENVAGLDYLWGSAASKIEKQQVLEQDIPSDIMNGAEAIKERRRSLFRDNLPIDPRICASTVLYFPYDRTSSDEPLSLDKFQSNNLKHSPDVARVERYDPAFILRFSIHSLSAGYIEPMEFACLGLLAITFVSMSSPDGSIRRLAYDTLVGFKNALEKCKKRKDMTRIQLLLTCMQNGITEPWQRIPSVIAIFAAEASLILLDPSHDHCATLSRLLTHSSRLDMRNIPLFKEFFWSSSISFKAERLWMLRLLYVGLNLQDDAQIYIRNSVMENLMSFYTSPLSDNESKELILQVVKKSIKLHKMTAYLVENCGLFSWLSSVLSISNKMHLREEESFILRHLVVVLEVVNGVISSRNIIEWLQKYALEQLMELVSHLYRFLVGGMTLIKENAALVNAILEIMISTLKISLKRKIYQPHFNVSIEGLFQLYEVVNIYDNAKSYPNVEFGLKVILTSAPPITIFSMSQAKLSSFVIWAISSALQADSAEMLQTRESYCCTVIPEGQQSENCLTFKLLRWLTASVILGELVRKPNYLEPNLRSRVKNLQSLLGHGENACRGISQSRFGCEEFLASTIIYLQQLVGADYKVLPSVLSAVTFLLWDSSIFADFFHDHRTLMESLWSKIRCPAEANPAWRWSFYQPWKDPSLELTELQKIEELHACQTLLVIFSNVLGSRPSEFQILSTEDVENFDVFQWEKSVLET
- the LOC107431767 gene encoding uncharacterized protein LOC107431767 isoform X5, translated to MEDDDNEIEVEQKEIPKLAVNANHEAKLKELLYRISSFEIKLYSDATKEFMKLLRSDSGGEFLRYYVRSSSSCSELLDAWKLRSGRPGMSYIFKLISAILSHPDGKYRPNDKERIVISRVLDKFARSLIEEHLQDVYKELNSKEAKCQSAALLLMASIVRRGSGLASEVAKYFDFKLQGFSKLAEFKKKQNEKRVKRPSLRKSLVGFAMSFLEVGKPGLLRWVLQQKEMYSGVLRALGNDDDETVIYVLSTLRDRILVEESLVPPGLRSVLFGSVTLEQLLNISGRENGSAAELAYDVLVLVCTDPCNGLMPDPMRRPSPLRGNPRRLIELMKKLKATEIGYHKKLLLAIVSGRPSFGAAYMEEFPFNLEDYSSPTWLTTVTLAANLVSSVGSGLSFGFLASQSHVPPSFDSQDVQSFMKCLFPRSFSRSVINKGLLHPELLVKHGTLRLLLEVLKLLDFLIGALSEAQNNSYSSNELIQGWASLKQEIQNEVRILLPDPQVLLTLLSSLSSHSKIHELCTKRRANLADLPEHGSRSVKKLKAYNFNNDSDIIVSGISFDKDSASIEDGERVVGTPTTDELDTGKDIMNVIAEVWGLDPCSIPLVEIKDSQTYFLTKLLDSLKIYLQILPTLLDGSFEFFVNLLSKPSTLQTTLQHSLLSLLIEYVGWSPNGIPVRTPTLMYKHLHVFLNLLIFSPIRDIKGKAYGLAQAAMLSTGAFDRNCYEIGSWFLFLPGYDRRISSVGVSRMEALQGLCQVVISFLCDAVSTVGNNLFKYWDIVKQYTCRFTSIEADKFPGFSPLVVCILQKCLRLLDSESETFTLPEKSMISLYVSNTVKYILQTQVDARLLSATIESVLFERLGEPSCIVNRPGEYCEWRPLKNLLLLSQSVSNQRTYSIFSLDRKATTVDSSFGITLDEVKSYLRNGVAGEIDGIAKAFSSSIICTTPEEMLKNFPSVMTISQSLLGVPVSLMTSIFFSEQTLLASVSKLWPEIFLSGLVMAVSDVCCKDRKDDACGIHDCAFFSEKDFDASEAANAAATFSVFLKQAPFHVLFPAIMSIDGPYFMEPMKIRDLLLAKLSEWKTDTSFVSYLRLLLFWVYQLQASYRTKSSANLEQLSEICFILLENLLNQVLVLKAEADYSSTSGILMSSQEILEVAKTIFCHPTVVTTLMSPLGSVEDMVMEKLGDSMDSLISLSRQRVHKLDHYVLNMLVTTSEYLFSLCGDHHFKPKVENDSGRQLVKSFNGLIQIIFQEVRDQFNLCIHKMDLTPLHAFYALHVLIGFISPFELLELVHWMFSRVDLDDLSAWKSCTTSAIYFGFVIAVYAFRNLSNCLVQPRSRRMKYSLLWEMEENSINVNIIEEIYMQVSKFALHFETDYADMCLLEAVYAARKSKYIQFHNFHTFGLVMSRVMMTTPMKMLSHCIYKTSKTKAKLLFLLTDASSLHLSIFGHLLLGIMNKDPLRRGNVMEESQGLALSDDDHIMLLPAALTYLNSTLLKFGEHHLKHFCCIPSFYSRILLNGFLHWKSFVSGDVFREEYGEFFPSSLQELITLVSDSLLGKSIHMLQYHFALNGDSMNLKQRLKLFNSICSRTAKHDELIDCDVGELASYSVNQSLNLINRVVAKILFCRMLLVPNGNQVQFQPKEADGVSKDVPQEMEFNRENSSRIQFINNLVSTWQLIVRKIPFVSDSTNGKSTDRTSIYKYLEAFILRSILELTIKMHNYLIQLESIPFLEQLMKSALICRFEDPSTLKMLQGILTVLSDGKFSRDFYLQLLLAHSQFAPTIHSVSSLSSYSHVGAFLRPMSGILRSLVIPTGHNASDGKVNLETTELYLKRLEVIKLLRILFPSKAHCACDSGKVLGINFKELYFLLLTSYGGKLSEIDMEIYNLMRTIESIDGLVGENVAGLDYLWGSAASKIEKQQVLEQDIPSDIMNGAEAIKERRRSLFRDNLPIDPRICASTVLYFPYDRTSSDEPLSLDKFQSNNLKHSPDVARVERYDPAFILRFSIHSLSAGYIEPMEFACLGLLAITFVSMSSPDGSIRRLAYDTLVGFKNALEKCKKRKDMTRIQLLLTCMQNGITEPWQRIPSVIAIFAAEASLILLDPSHDHCATLSRLLTHSSRLDMRNIPLFKEFFWSSSISFKAERLWMLRLLYVGLNLQDDAQIYIRNSVMENLMSFYTSPLSDNESKELILQVVKKSIKLHKMTAYLVENCGLFSWLSSVLSISNKMHLREEESFILRHLVVVLEKYH
- the LOC107431767 gene encoding uncharacterized protein LOC107431767 isoform X3 codes for the protein MEDDDNEIEVEQKEIPKLAVNANHEAKLKELLYRISSFEIKLYSDATKEFMKLLRSDSGGEFLRYYVRSSSSCSELLDAWKLRSGRPGMSYIFKLISAILSHPDGKYRPNDKERIVISRVLDKFARSLIEEHLQDVYKELNSKEAKCQSAALLLMASIVRRGSGLASEVAKYFDFKLQGFSKLAEFKKKQNEKRVKRPSLRKSLVGFAMSFLEVGKPGLLRWVLQQKEMYSGVLRALGNDDDETVIYVLSTLRDRILVEESLVPPGLRSVLFGSVTLEQLLNISGRENGSAAELAYDVLVLVCTDPCNGLMPDPMRRPSPLRGNPRRLIELMKKLKATEIGYHKKLLLAIVSGRPSFGAAYMEEFPFNLEDYSSPTWLTTVTLAANLVSSVGSGLSFGFLASQSHVPPSFDSQDVQSFMKCLFPRSFSRSVINKGLLHPELLVKHGTLRLLLEVLKLLDFLIGALSEAQNNSYSSNELIQGWASLKQEIQNEVRILLPDPQVLLTLLSSLSSHSKIHELCTKRRANLADLPEHGSRSVKKLKAYNFNNDSDIIVSGISFDKDSASIEDGERVVGTPTTDELDTGKDIMNVIAEVWGLDPCSIPLVEIKDSQTYFLTKLLDSLKIYLQILPTLLDGSFEFFVNLLSKPSTLQTTLQHSLLSLLIEYVGWSPNGIPVRTPTLMYKHLHVFLNLLIFSPIRDIKGKAYGLAQAAMLSTGAFDRNCYEIGSWFLFLPGYDRRISSVGVSRMEALQGLCQVVISFLCDAVSTVGNNLFKYWDIVKQYTCRFTSIEADKFPGFSPLVVCILQKCLRLLDSESETFTLPEKSMISLYVSNTVKYILQTQVDARLLSATIESVLFERLGEPSCIVNRPGEYCEWRPLKNLLLLSQSVSNQRTYSIFSLDRKATTVDSSFGITLDEVKSYLRNGVAGEIDGIAKAFSSSIICTTPEEMLKNFPSVMTISQSLLGVPVSLMTSIFFSEQTLLASVSKLWPEIFLSGLVMAVSDVCCKDRKDDACGIHDCAFFSEKDFDASEAANAAATFSVFLKQAPFHVLFPAIMSIDGPYFMEPMKIRDLLLAKLSEWKTDTSFVSYLRLLLFWVYQLQASYRTKSSANLEQLSEICFILLENLLNQVLVLKAEADYSSTSGILMSSQEILEVAKTIFCHPTVVTTLMSPLGSVEDMVMEKLGDSMDSLISLSRQRVHKLDHYVLNMLVTTSEYLFSLCGDHHFKPKVENDSGRQLVKSFNGLIQIIFQEVRDQFNLCIHKMDLTPLHAFYALHVLIGFISPFELLELVHWMFSRVDLDDLSAWKSCTTSAIYFGFVIAVYAFRNLSNCLVQPRSRRMKYSLLWEMEENSINVNIIEEIYMQVSKFALHFETDYADMCLLEAVYAARKSKYIQFHNFHTFGLVMSRVMMTTPMKMLSHCIYKTSKTKAKLLFLLTDASSLHLSIFGHLLLGIMNKDPLRRGNVMEESQGLALSDDDHIMLLPAALTYLNSTLLKFGEHHLKHFCCIPSFYSRILLNGFLHWKSFVSGDVFREEYGEFFPSSLQELITLVSDSLLGKSIHMLQYHFALNGDSMNLKQRLKLFNSICSRTAKHDELIDCDVGELASYSVNQSLNLINRVVAKILFCRMLLVPNGNQVQFQPKEADGVSKDVPQEMEFNRENSSRIQFINNLVSTWQLIVRKIPFVSDSTNGKSTDRTSIYKYLEAFILRSILELTIKMHNYLIQLESIPFLEQLMKSALICRFEDPSTLKMLQGILTVLSDGKFSRDFYLQLLLAHSQFAPTIHSVSSLSSYSHVGAFLRPMSGILRSLVIPTGHNASDGKVNLETTELYLKRLEVIKLLRILFPSKAHCACDSGKVLGINFKELYFLLLTSYGGKLSEIDMEIYNLMRTIESIDGLVGENVAGLDYLWGSAASKIEKQQVLEQDIPSDIMNGAEAIKERRRSLFRDNLPIDPRICASTVLYFPYDRTSSDEPLSLDKFQSNNLKHSPDVARVERYDPAFILRFSIHSLSAGYIEPMEFACLGLLAITFVSMSSPDGSIRRLAYDTLVGFKNALEKCKKRKDMTRIQLLLTCMQNGITEPWQRIPSVIAIFAAEASLILLDPSHDHCATLSRLLTHSSRLDMRNIPLFKEFFWSSSISFKAERLWMLRLLYVGLNLQDDAQIYIRNSVMENLMSFYTSPLSDNESKELILQVVKKSIKLHKMTAYLVENCGLFSWLSSVLSISNKMHLREEESFILRHLVVVLEVVNGVISSRNIIEWLQKYALEQLMELVSHLYRFLVGGMTLIKENAALVNAILEIMISTLKISLKRKIYQPHFNVSIEGLFQLYEVVNIYDNAKSYPNVEFGLKVILTSAPPITIFSMSQAKLSSFVIWAISSALQADSAEMLQTRESYCCTVIPEGQQSENCLTFKLLRWLTASVILGELVRKPNYLEPNLRSRVKNLQSLLGHGENACRGISQSRFGCEEFLASTIIYLQQLVGADYKVLPSVLSAVTFLLWDSSIFADFFHDHRTLMESLWSKIRCPAEANPAWRWSFYQPWKDPSLELTELQKIEELHACQTLLVIFSNVLGSRPSEFQILSTEDVENFDVFQWEKSVLET